In Streptomyces sp. RFCAC02, the following proteins share a genomic window:
- a CDS encoding ABC-2 family transporter protein, with protein MRQVRGSGLYPAVAVGSFRRYATYRAATAAGVFTNTVFGLILAYTFAALWSERPQLGGYDEAQALTFVWVGQSMLAAISLIGGGFQDELQERIRSGDVAVDLHRPADLQLWWLASDLGRSLFELVARGVVPLTVGALVFELALPASPVRWLLFAVALVPAMLVSFGIRYLVGLSAFWLLDGTGVARMSTVVSSFFSGMLLPLTVFPGAFGEFVQWLPWAAMLQVPVDVLLGRHSGAGTAGVLALSAAWAIALLAVGRLVQSVATRRVVVQGG; from the coding sequence TTGAGGCAGGTGAGAGGCTCCGGGCTGTACCCGGCCGTGGCGGTCGGCAGCTTCCGCCGGTACGCCACCTACCGGGCGGCCACGGCCGCCGGGGTGTTCACGAACACCGTCTTCGGTCTGATCCTCGCGTACACGTTCGCCGCCCTGTGGTCGGAACGGCCGCAGCTCGGCGGATACGACGAGGCGCAGGCCCTCACGTTCGTCTGGGTCGGGCAGTCGATGCTCGCCGCCATCTCGCTGATCGGCGGCGGCTTCCAGGACGAACTGCAGGAACGCATCAGGAGCGGCGACGTCGCCGTCGACCTCCACCGGCCGGCGGACCTCCAGCTCTGGTGGCTCGCCTCGGACCTCGGCCGCAGCCTGTTCGAGCTGGTCGCGCGCGGCGTGGTCCCCCTGACGGTCGGGGCGCTCGTGTTCGAACTGGCCCTGCCCGCCAGCCCGGTGCGGTGGCTGCTGTTCGCGGTGGCGCTCGTGCCCGCGATGCTGGTCAGCTTCGGCATCCGCTACCTCGTCGGCCTCTCCGCCTTCTGGCTGCTGGACGGCACAGGCGTCGCGAGGATGAGCACCGTGGTCTCGTCCTTCTTCTCGGGGATGCTGCTGCCGCTGACCGTCTTCCCCGGCGCGTTCGGTGAGTTCGTGCAGTGGTTGCCCTGGGCGGCGATGCTCCAGGTGCCCGTCGACGTCCTCCTCGGGCGGCACTCGGGTGCCGGGACCGCGGGGGTGCTGGCGCTGTCGGCCGCGTGGGCGATCGCGCTGCTGGCGGTGGGCCGTCTCGTGCAGTCCGTGGCCACGCGGCGGGTGGTGGTCCAGGGTGGTTGA